From the genome of Phreatobacter cathodiphilus, one region includes:
- the groES gene encoding co-chaperone GroES, which yields MKFRPLHDRVVVRRIDAEEKTRGGIIIPDTAKEKPQEGEVIAVGPGGRNERGELVPLDVKAGDVVLFGKWSGTEVKIDGVDYLIMKESDIMGIVEASANLKKAA from the coding sequence ATGAAGTTTCGGCCACTGCATGACCGCGTCGTCGTCCGGCGCATCGACGCCGAGGAGAAGACCCGCGGCGGCATCATCATCCCCGACACCGCCAAGGAGAAGCCGCAGGAGGGCGAGGTGATCGCCGTCGGCCCGGGCGGGCGCAACGAGCGCGGCGAACTCGTGCCGCTGGACGTGAAGGCGGGCGACGTCGTGCTCTTCGGCAAGTGGTCCGGCACCGAGGTGAAGATCGACGGTGTCGACTACCTGATCATGAAGGAGAGCGACATCATGGGCATCGTCGAGGCTTCGGCGAACCTGAAGAAGGCCGCCTGA
- a CDS encoding tetratricopeptide repeat protein, which translates to MARALEWSRPLDERTLRHAVDYATSSAEAALRRNEASIAVRIARQLGLAQPDVAAHRALLDRALAAQGAAADFVARNSGSSDPDTVDTLAAAHLSLGDLMTASQLWLSLARSDSSRADAFLSFAWCMARAGNVENAEPIVAHLSRLTSHPKIDAVAMMIAMARIDYDAALAHAQKALAADPEAHVWLPLGPVFRSTGVANEASFALGMRLEDLSAILHLYEVGQHVQAGRNREAVAGADVALALVPDDRWAAMFKIMALMASEDKLGAAKAQADLAAATGARLDVLTRLVDLLFDASAHQQVVDLGRIVRERLPQHSALLSTIAHSASHVVEMDLAAEILGSLEPLGETIVKAGLSPFMVLAMTDDPALQRIASERRARILPGPTEALDVPMPAPPAPGERLRIGYFSNDFHNHATLKLLTEALERTDRSRFEVVAYSYDAFPEDGERTRLKAAVDRFEDVNLLTETETASLIRRDGIHVLVDLKGYTGGSRLSLLKYRAAPIQVNWLGYPGTYGLAEADYIIADPFIIPRGAEGDYSEAVVRLPDCYQPNRRSRTVVETPTREMVGLPATGFVFASFNHVYKVGGTLFAAWMDILKGVPGSVLWLLSKDPVIGERLRARAEEHGVDPTRLVFGPVMDNEYHLARYGLVDLALDTFPVGSHTTASDALWMGAPLLALSGRSFVSRVSGSILRAAGMGQLVATSFDEYKAKAVAIGNDPGTARALRETLVRGRDSVPLFDPDRFAEHLGRAYEGMVEIWRRGEVPHAFDVTSVDEAPARSVEVA; encoded by the coding sequence ATGGCCAGAGCCCTGGAATGGAGCCGTCCCCTCGACGAGCGGACGCTGCGCCACGCCGTCGACTATGCCACCAGTTCCGCCGAGGCGGCGCTCCGGCGCAACGAGGCCTCCATCGCGGTCAGGATCGCCCGCCAGCTCGGCCTCGCCCAGCCGGACGTCGCCGCCCATCGCGCGTTGCTCGACCGGGCGCTGGCGGCGCAGGGGGCGGCGGCCGATTTCGTCGCCCGCAACAGCGGCAGCAGCGACCCCGACACGGTGGACACGCTGGCGGCGGCGCATCTCTCCCTCGGGGACCTGATGACCGCCAGCCAGCTCTGGTTGTCGCTCGCGCGCAGCGATTCCAGCCGCGCCGACGCCTTCCTCAGTTTCGCCTGGTGCATGGCCCGGGCCGGCAATGTCGAAAACGCCGAACCGATCGTCGCGCATCTGTCGCGGCTGACCAGCCATCCGAAGATCGACGCGGTCGCCATGATGATCGCCATGGCGCGCATCGACTACGACGCGGCGCTCGCCCATGCGCAGAAGGCGCTGGCGGCGGACCCGGAGGCGCACGTCTGGCTGCCGCTCGGCCCGGTCTTCCGCAGCACGGGCGTGGCGAACGAAGCCTCCTTCGCTCTCGGCATGCGGCTCGAGGATCTCAGCGCCATCCTGCACTTGTATGAGGTTGGGCAGCACGTGCAGGCCGGCCGCAATCGCGAGGCGGTGGCGGGTGCCGACGTCGCTCTGGCTCTCGTTCCGGACGACCGCTGGGCGGCGATGTTCAAGATCATGGCGCTGATGGCCAGCGAGGACAAACTGGGAGCCGCCAAGGCGCAGGCCGATCTGGCCGCCGCCACCGGCGCACGTCTCGACGTGCTGACGCGGCTCGTCGATCTCCTCTTCGACGCCAGCGCCCACCAGCAGGTGGTCGATCTCGGCCGCATCGTGCGCGAGCGCCTGCCCCAGCACAGCGCGCTCCTCTCGACCATCGCGCACTCCGCCTCGCACGTGGTGGAGATGGACCTCGCCGCGGAAATTCTCGGCTCGCTGGAGCCGCTGGGCGAGACCATCGTCAAGGCGGGCCTGTCGCCCTTCATGGTGCTGGCCATGACCGACGACCCGGCGCTGCAGCGGATCGCCTCGGAACGGCGCGCGCGCATCCTTCCTGGGCCGACGGAGGCGCTGGATGTGCCGATGCCCGCGCCGCCGGCCCCGGGCGAGCGGCTGCGCATCGGCTACTTCTCCAACGACTTCCACAATCACGCGACCCTGAAGCTGCTCACCGAGGCGCTGGAACGCACCGACCGCAGCCGCTTCGAGGTGGTGGCCTATTCCTATGACGCTTTCCCGGAAGACGGAGAGCGCACGCGGCTCAAGGCGGCGGTCGATCGCTTCGAAGACGTCAACCTGCTGACGGAGACCGAGACCGCGAGCCTCATCCGCCGCGACGGCATCCACGTGCTCGTCGACCTCAAGGGCTATACGGGCGGCTCGCGGCTCAGCCTGCTGAAGTATCGCGCCGCGCCGATCCAGGTGAACTGGCTCGGCTATCCCGGCACCTATGGCCTCGCCGAGGCCGACTACATCATCGCCGACCCCTTCATCATCCCTCGCGGCGCCGAGGGCGACTATTCCGAGGCCGTGGTGCGGCTGCCGGACTGCTACCAGCCCAACCGGCGCAGCCGCACGGTGGTGGAGACGCCGACGCGGGAGATGGTCGGGCTGCCGGCGACCGGCTTCGTCTTCGCCTCGTTCAACCATGTCTATAAGGTCGGCGGCACGCTCTTCGCCGCCTGGATGGACATCCTGAAGGGCGTGCCCGGCTCGGTGCTCTGGCTCTTGTCGAAGGATCCGGTCATCGGCGAGCGCCTGCGCGCACGCGCGGAAGAGCACGGCGTCGATCCGACCCGGCTGGTCTTCGGGCCGGTGATGGACAACGAGTACCACCTCGCCCGCTACGGCCTCGTCGATCTCGCGCTCGACACCTTCCCCGTCGGCTCGCACACCACGGCGAGCGACGCCCTGTGGATGGGCGCGCCGCTCCTGGCGCTGTCCGGCCGCAGCTTCGTCTCCCGCGTCTCGGGCAGCATTTTGAGGGCGGCCGGCATGGGACAGCTCGTCGCCACCAGCTTCGACGAGTACAAGGCCAAGGCCGTCGCCATCGGCAACGATCCCGGCACGGCCAGGGCGCTGCGAGAGACGCTGGTGCGCGGCCGCGACAGCGTTCCGCTCTTCGACCCCGACCGCTTCGCCGAGCATCTCGGCCGCGCCTACGAGGGCATGGTCGAGATCTGGCGACGTGGCGAGGTGCCACACGCCTTTGACGTGACGTCGGTCGACGAGGCGCCGGCGCGGTCAGTGGAAGTCGCGTGA
- a CDS encoding DNA polymerase Y family protein — protein MNTVASANGRRYLAVWMPFLATERLRRKRPPSPSGGPDEAPLVLTEKVGGALLVAAVDAKARALGLAPGQKLADARACIPALVAMEHDRDADQRFLERLADAADRYTPLVALEPPEGFVLDITGCAHLFGGEAALRSDLLRRLAGAGLTARATIAGTPEAASALARYATCERVPPGGERDAVAPLPVIALGIDPAVALALTRAGLKTIGDLAARPGDILVARFGAVLTTRLRRVTGREDTRLTPRRAVAACMVERRFAEPVGRREDLLGALGLILGTAGTTLEERGEGGRLFEASFFRTDGVVRRIAVETGEATRDGAALVRLFSEKMHLLDDPTDPGFGFDLIRLAVLRTEAQAQRQARLDGRDEADRETVALIDRLVARFGRDSVVRLVDRHSHIPERAETMRPAIAVGATMAWPVMRTARPLTRPLQLFDPPQPIETLAEVPDGPPATFHWRRTTHQIARAEGPERIATEWWRDGESALTRDYYCLEDCEGRRFWVFRQGLYGTETTAPRWFVHGLFA, from the coding sequence GTGAACACCGTCGCTTCCGCGAACGGACGGCGCTACCTCGCCGTCTGGATGCCCTTCCTGGCGACCGAACGGTTGCGCCGCAAGCGCCCGCCCTCCCCCTCCGGCGGGCCGGATGAGGCCCCGCTCGTCCTCACCGAGAAGGTGGGGGGTGCCCTGCTCGTCGCCGCGGTGGATGCGAAAGCGCGCGCCCTCGGCCTCGCCCCGGGGCAGAAGCTCGCCGATGCTCGCGCCTGCATCCCTGCCCTGGTGGCGATGGAGCACGACCGCGACGCCGACCAGCGCTTCCTGGAGCGCCTCGCCGACGCCGCCGACCGCTATACGCCGCTGGTGGCGCTGGAGCCGCCCGAGGGCTTCGTGCTCGACATCACCGGCTGCGCCCATCTCTTCGGCGGGGAAGCGGCGCTGCGCAGCGATCTCCTGCGTCGGCTCGCCGGTGCAGGCCTGACGGCGCGCGCCACCATCGCCGGCACGCCGGAGGCTGCCTCCGCCCTTGCGCGCTACGCCACCTGCGAGCGCGTGCCCCCCGGCGGCGAGCGGGACGCGGTGGCGCCCCTGCCCGTCATCGCCCTCGGCATCGACCCCGCCGTCGCCCTGGCCCTGACCCGTGCCGGGCTGAAGACCATCGGCGACCTCGCGGCACGGCCGGGCGACATCCTCGTCGCCCGCTTCGGGGCTGTGCTGACGACCCGGCTGCGTCGCGTCACCGGCCGCGAGGACACCCGCCTGACGCCGCGCCGCGCGGTAGCCGCCTGCATGGTCGAGCGCCGCTTCGCCGAGCCGGTGGGCCGGCGCGAGGACCTGCTCGGCGCCCTCGGCCTCATCCTCGGCACGGCGGGCACGACGCTGGAGGAGCGCGGCGAGGGCGGGCGGCTGTTCGAGGCGAGCTTCTTCCGCACCGACGGCGTGGTGCGCCGCATCGCCGTGGAAACGGGCGAGGCGACCCGCGACGGGGCGGCCCTCGTCCGTCTCTTCTCCGAGAAGATGCACCTCCTCGACGACCCCACCGACCCCGGCTTCGGCTTCGACCTCATCCGCCTCGCCGTCCTGCGCACGGAGGCGCAGGCGCAGCGCCAGGCCCGCCTCGACGGCCGCGACGAGGCCGACCGTGAGACGGTCGCCCTCATCGACCGCCTTGTCGCCCGCTTCGGCCGCGACAGCGTCGTGCGCCTCGTCGACCGCCATTCCCACATTCCCGAACGCGCCGAGACGATGCGCCCCGCCATCGCCGTCGGCGCCACCATGGCCTGGCCGGTCATGCGCACCGCCAGGCCCCTCACCCGGCCGCTCCAGCTCTTCGACCCGCCGCAGCCCATCGAGACCCTGGCCGAGGTGCCGGACGGGCCGCCGGCCACCTTCCACTGGCGCCGCACCACCCACCAGATCGCCCGCGCCGAAGGCCCCGAGCGCATCGCCACCGAATGGTGGCGCGACGGCGAAAGCGCCCTGACGCGCGACTATTATTGTCTCGAAGACTGCGAGGGCCGCCGCTTCTGGGTCTTCCGCCAGGGCCTCTACGGCACCGAGACGACCGCGCCGCGCTGGTTCGTCCATGGCCTCTTCGCATGA
- the groL gene encoding chaperonin GroEL (60 kDa chaperone family; promotes refolding of misfolded polypeptides especially under stressful conditions; forms two stacked rings of heptamers to form a barrel-shaped 14mer; ends can be capped by GroES; misfolded proteins enter the barrel where they are refolded when GroES binds): MAAKDVKFSQDAREKMIRGVDILANAVKVTLGPKGRNVVIEKSFGAPRITKDGVTVAKEIELSDKFENMGAQMVREVASKQNDAAGDGTTTATVLAQAIVREGAKSVAAGMNPMDLKRGIDLAVETVTKELERNSRKVTKSDEVAQVGTISANGDASIGKMIAEAMQKVGNEGVITVEEAKSLETELDVVEGMQFDRGYLSPYFVTNTDKMVAELEDPYVLIHEKKLTGLQAMLPVLEAVVQTGKPLLIVAEDVEGEALATLVVNKLRGGLKIAAVKAPGFGDRRKAMLEDIAILTGGTAISEDLGIKLENVTLNMLGRAKKVRIEKEATTIVDGAGSRKDIDARVAQIKAQIEETTSDYDREKLQERLAKLAGGVAVIRVGGATEVEVKEKKDRVDDALNATRAAVLEGILPGGGVALLRAAKALEGLKGANDDQRTGIDIVRKALEAPIRQIAENAGVEGSIVVGKVTDKADYAHGYDAQGDTYGDMFALGIIDPTKVVRTAIQDAASVAGLLITTEAMVAEKPKKDAPAPAMPGGGMDF, encoded by the coding sequence ATGGCTGCGAAAGACGTGAAGTTTTCGCAGGACGCGCGCGAGAAGATGATCCGCGGCGTCGACATCCTGGCCAATGCGGTCAAGGTGACCCTCGGCCCCAAGGGCCGCAACGTCGTCATCGAGAAGAGCTTCGGCGCGCCGCGCATCACCAAGGACGGCGTCACCGTCGCCAAGGAGATCGAGCTTTCCGACAAGTTCGAGAACATGGGCGCGCAGATGGTGCGCGAGGTGGCGTCCAAGCAGAACGACGCGGCCGGTGACGGCACCACCACCGCCACCGTGCTCGCCCAGGCCATCGTCCGCGAGGGCGCCAAGTCGGTCGCCGCGGGCATGAACCCGATGGACCTGAAGCGCGGCATCGACCTCGCGGTAGAGACCGTCACCAAGGAGCTGGAGCGCAACTCCCGCAAGGTGACGAAGTCCGACGAGGTGGCGCAGGTCGGCACCATCTCAGCCAACGGTGACGCCTCCATCGGCAAAATGATCGCCGAGGCCATGCAGAAGGTCGGCAACGAGGGCGTCATCACGGTGGAGGAGGCCAAGAGCCTGGAGACCGAGCTCGACGTGGTCGAGGGCATGCAGTTCGACCGCGGCTACCTCTCCCCCTATTTCGTCACCAACACCGACAAGATGGTGGCCGAGCTCGAGGACCCCTACGTCCTCATCCACGAGAAGAAGCTGACCGGCCTGCAGGCCATGCTCCCCGTTCTGGAAGCCGTGGTGCAGACCGGCAAGCCGCTGCTGATCGTCGCCGAGGACGTGGAGGGCGAGGCTCTCGCCACCCTCGTCGTCAACAAGCTGCGCGGCGGCCTGAAGATCGCGGCAGTGAAGGCGCCGGGCTTCGGCGACCGCCGCAAGGCCATGCTCGAGGACATCGCCATCCTCACCGGCGGCACGGCGATCTCTGAAGACCTCGGCATCAAGCTGGAGAACGTCACCCTCAACATGCTCGGCCGCGCCAAGAAGGTCCGCATCGAGAAGGAGGCGACGACCATCGTCGACGGCGCCGGCTCCAGGAAGGACATCGACGCCCGCGTCGCCCAGATCAAGGCGCAGATCGAGGAGACGACCTCCGACTACGACCGCGAGAAGCTGCAGGAGCGCCTGGCCAAGCTCGCCGGCGGCGTCGCGGTGATCCGCGTCGGCGGCGCGACCGAGGTCGAGGTCAAGGAGAAGAAGGACCGCGTCGACGACGCGCTCAACGCCACCCGCGCGGCGGTGCTGGAAGGCATCCTGCCCGGCGGCGGCGTCGCCCTGCTGCGGGCCGCCAAGGCGCTGGAGGGCCTCAAGGGCGCCAACGACGACCAGCGCACCGGCATCGACATCGTCCGCAAGGCGCTGGAGGCTCCCATCCGCCAGATCGCCGAGAACGCAGGCGTCGAGGGCTCGATCGTCGTCGGCAAGGTCACCGACAAGGCCGACTACGCCCATGGCTACGACGCCCAGGGCGACACCTACGGCGACATGTTCGCCCTCGGCATCATCGATCCGACCAAGGTCGTGCGCACGGCGATCCAGGACGCGGCGTCCGTCGCGGGCCTGCTGATCACCACCGAGGCCATGGTCGCCGAGAAACCGAAGAAGGACGCGCCCGCCCCGGCCATGCCGGGCGGTGGGATGGACTTCTGA
- a CDS encoding error-prone DNA polymerase translates to MSFPETAYAELATHTNFSFLRGASHARDLVLTALALGHSGIGIADRNTVAGVVRAHAFLKEIRTGGLIPPDKVKEGSSPGEFVWVDMPQAGALGFSPEAFKAAAERFRLAVGTRFVFCDGSPEVIAYPANRRGWGRICRLLTTGNLRGGKGDCRLTLDDLVADTRDLLLILMPGEDEAGLEAPLRVLDEAAPGQLWLGATMGRSGEDRRRLFRLKALGEAVGVPLLAVNDVLYHDPAQRDLQDVLTCIREGVTIEEAGFRLAANAERHLKPGREMARLFRDCPEAVAETQHLLARMEFSLAELKYEYPEEPVPPGWTPQGWLEKITWERAVHRYGGAVPAKVEKLLAEELALIASLDYARYFLTIVDIVRVAEDKGILCQGRGSAANSAVCYVLGITAVDPNDHDLLFARFISSERREPPDIDVDFEHERREEVIQHIYARYGRERAGIAATVISYRPRSAIREVGKALGLTEDVTGRLAGMVWGSWGTAIGDHYVRQAGLDPANPLIRRAVGLAERLIGFPRHLSQHVGGFVLTGARLDETVPIGPAAMPDRTFIEWDKDDIDALGLMKVDVLALGMLTCIRKAFALLRDTGGPDLDLFNVPPGDPAVYDMLCRGDSIGVFQVESRAQINMLPRLKPRNLYDLVIQVAIVRPGPIEGDMVHPYLKRRAGIEPVVYPSPAPGHGEPDELYQVLSKTCGVPLFQEQAMRLAMVAAKFTADEANGLRRAMATFRNVGTIGRFETLMTGRMVARGYDPAFAQRCFDQIKGFGSYGFPESHAASFAKLVYISSWIKCHHPAIFACALLNAQPMGFYAPAQIVRDAREHGVEVRAVDVDFSLWDNGLEPGRDGHALRLGFRQIDGFHQAWADRLVAARSRPFAGIEDLARRCALPARALHILADADAFRSLGLDRREALWAVRRLPDDSPLPLFAAADARELGEEADALLPAMPLSEHVVADYQTARLSLKAHPLQFLRARLAAEGISTCAEITAAANGARARVAGVVLIRQRPGKGNAVFITLEDETGITNVVLWARRMERFRRAIMGARLLMVEGLVQRSPEGVVHLMAEDIIDRTADLQRLSEDPMRDSLARADEVSRPQYPRGGGRHPRDVRVLPKSRDFH, encoded by the coding sequence ATGAGCTTTCCTGAAACGGCCTATGCCGAGCTCGCCACCCACACCAACTTCTCCTTCCTGCGCGGCGCCTCCCACGCCCGCGACCTGGTGCTGACCGCGCTCGCCCTCGGCCATTCCGGCATCGGCATCGCCGACCGCAACACGGTGGCCGGCGTCGTGCGCGCCCACGCCTTCCTGAAGGAGATCCGCACCGGCGGCCTCATCCCCCCGGACAAGGTCAAGGAGGGGTCCTCGCCCGGCGAGTTCGTCTGGGTCGACATGCCCCAGGCCGGCGCCCTCGGCTTCTCGCCGGAGGCCTTCAAGGCAGCGGCGGAGCGCTTCCGCCTCGCCGTCGGCACCCGCTTCGTCTTCTGCGACGGATCGCCGGAGGTCATCGCCTATCCGGCCAACCGCCGCGGCTGGGGCCGCATCTGCCGCCTGCTCACCACCGGCAACCTGCGCGGCGGCAAGGGCGACTGCCGCCTCACCCTCGACGATCTCGTCGCAGATACCCGCGACCTCCTGCTGATCCTGATGCCGGGCGAGGACGAGGCGGGCCTCGAAGCGCCGCTGCGCGTGCTCGACGAGGCCGCCCCCGGCCAGCTCTGGCTCGGCGCCACCATGGGCCGGAGCGGCGAGGACCGCCGCCGCCTCTTCCGCCTCAAGGCCCTGGGCGAGGCGGTGGGCGTGCCGCTCCTCGCGGTCAACGACGTGCTCTACCACGACCCCGCCCAGCGCGACCTGCAGGACGTGCTCACCTGCATCCGCGAGGGCGTCACCATTGAGGAGGCCGGCTTCCGCCTCGCCGCCAATGCCGAGCGCCACCTGAAGCCGGGCCGGGAGATGGCGCGGCTGTTCCGCGACTGCCCCGAGGCCGTCGCCGAGACACAGCACCTGCTGGCGCGCATGGAGTTCTCGCTGGCGGAGCTGAAATACGAATATCCCGAGGAGCCCGTGCCGCCGGGCTGGACGCCCCAGGGCTGGCTGGAAAAGATCACCTGGGAGCGCGCCGTCCACCGCTACGGCGGCGCGGTGCCGGCGAAGGTCGAGAAGCTGCTCGCCGAGGAGCTCGCCCTCATCGCCAGCCTCGACTATGCCCGCTACTTCCTCACCATCGTCGACATCGTCCGCGTCGCCGAGGACAAGGGCATCCTCTGCCAGGGCCGCGGCTCCGCCGCCAATTCCGCCGTCTGCTACGTGCTCGGCATCACCGCGGTGGACCCCAACGACCACGACCTGCTCTTCGCCCGCTTCATCTCGTCGGAACGGCGCGAGCCGCCGGACATCGACGTCGACTTCGAGCACGAGCGCCGCGAGGAGGTCATCCAGCACATCTATGCCCGCTACGGCCGCGAGCGCGCCGGCATCGCCGCCACCGTCATCAGCTACCGGCCGCGCAGCGCCATCCGCGAGGTCGGCAAGGCCCTCGGCCTCACCGAGGACGTCACCGGCCGCCTCGCCGGCATGGTCTGGGGCTCATGGGGCACCGCCATCGGCGACCACTACGTCCGTCAGGCCGGGCTCGACCCGGCCAATCCGCTGATCCGCCGCGCCGTCGGCCTCGCCGAGCGCCTCATCGGCTTTCCCCGCCACCTCTCCCAGCATGTCGGCGGCTTCGTGCTGACCGGCGCCCGGCTCGACGAGACGGTGCCCATCGGCCCCGCCGCCATGCCCGACCGCACCTTTATCGAATGGGACAAGGACGACATCGACGCGCTCGGCCTGATGAAGGTCGACGTGCTGGCGCTGGGCATGCTGACCTGCATCCGCAAGGCCTTCGCCCTGCTGCGCGACACCGGCGGGCCGGACCTCGACCTCTTCAACGTGCCGCCGGGCGACCCCGCCGTCTACGACATGCTGTGCCGCGGCGATTCCATCGGCGTCTTCCAGGTGGAGAGCCGGGCGCAGATCAACATGCTGCCGCGGCTGAAGCCCCGCAATCTCTACGACCTCGTCATCCAGGTCGCCATCGTCCGCCCGGGCCCCATCGAGGGCGACATGGTCCATCCCTACCTGAAGCGGCGGGCGGGCATCGAGCCCGTCGTCTATCCCTCGCCGGCTCCGGGGCACGGGGAGCCGGACGAGCTCTACCAGGTGCTCAGCAAGACCTGCGGCGTGCCGCTGTTCCAGGAACAGGCCATGCGCCTCGCCATGGTGGCGGCGAAATTCACCGCAGACGAAGCCAACGGCCTGCGCCGCGCCATGGCGACCTTCCGCAATGTCGGCACCATCGGCCGGTTCGAGACGCTGATGACCGGACGGATGGTGGCGCGCGGCTACGACCCCGCCTTCGCCCAGCGCTGTTTCGACCAGATCAAGGGCTTCGGCAGCTACGGCTTCCCCGAGAGCCACGCCGCCTCCTTCGCCAAGCTCGTCTACATCTCCTCCTGGATCAAATGCCACCACCCCGCGATCTTCGCCTGCGCCCTTCTCAACGCCCAGCCCATGGGCTTCTACGCGCCGGCCCAGATCGTCCGCGATGCGCGCGAGCACGGCGTCGAGGTCCGCGCCGTCGACGTCGACTTCAGCCTCTGGGACAACGGCCTGGAACCCGGCAGGGACGGCCACGCCCTGCGCCTCGGCTTCCGCCAGATCGACGGCTTCCACCAGGCCTGGGCCGACAGGCTGGTGGCGGCGCGTTCAAGACCTTTCGCCGGCATCGAGGACCTCGCCCGCCGCTGCGCTCTGCCCGCAAGGGCGCTGCACATCCTCGCCGATGCCGACGCCTTCCGCTCCCTCGGCCTCGACCGGCGCGAGGCGCTGTGGGCGGTACGCCGCCTGCCCGACGACAGCCCGCTGCCGCTCTTCGCCGCGGCGGATGCCCGCGAGCTCGGCGAGGAGGCCGACGCCCTGCTGCCCGCCATGCCGCTCTCGGAACACGTCGTCGCCGACTACCAGACGGCGCGGCTGTCGCTGAAGGCGCATCCGCTGCAGTTCCTGCGCGCGCGTCTCGCCGCCGAGGGCATCTCGACCTGCGCGGAGATCACCGCCGCCGCCAACGGCGCGCGGGCGAGGGTCGCGGGCGTCGTCCTCATCCGCCAGCGGCCGGGCAAGGGCAACGCCGTCTTCATCACGCTGGAGGACGAGACGGGCATCACCAACGTGGTGCTCTGGGCCCGCCGGATGGAGCGCTTCCGCCGCGCCATCATGGGGGCGCGGCTGCTCATGGTGGAGGGCCTGGTGCAGCGCAGCCCCGAGGGCGTCGTCCACCTCATGGCCGAGGACATCATCGACCGCACGGCCGATCTCCAGCGCCTGTCGGAGGACCCGATGCGCGACAGCCTCGCCCGCGCCGACGAGGTGTCGCGGCCGCAATATCCGCGTGGCGGCGGCCGCCACCCGCGCGACGTCAGGGTGCTGCCGAAATCACGCGACTTCCACTGA
- a CDS encoding usg protein, which produces MASADFARQMEGYGLTTAGILYRLPDHPAILQEYVWQAYDLAPRFPELKRFLAFWQAELEGKLYRVTVAHKDLIGPSEMRAVGSEFRLH; this is translated from the coding sequence ATGGCATCGGCAGATTTCGCCCGCCAGATGGAGGGCTACGGGCTGACCACGGCAGGCATTCTCTACCGCCTTCCCGACCACCCGGCCATCCTCCAGGAATATGTCTGGCAGGCCTATGACCTCGCCCCCCGCTTTCCCGAACTGAAGCGCTTCCTCGCCTTCTGGCAGGCCGAGCTGGAGGGCAAGCTCTACCGGGTGACGGTGGCGCACAAGGACCTGATCGGGCCGAGCGAGATGCGCGCCGTGGGAAGCGAGTTCCGCCTGCACTGA
- a CDS encoding ImuA family protein, with the protein MTARRDTLAALKGTLARLERGGLPSASPHFSLGPAGLDAALGGGLARAALHEVFAESPSHGPAATGFALSLGILAAPSAPVVWIRQRMLDQEFGRPYGHGIAALGLDPGRLVLVRAKDAEAALKATHDAARCGAVGVVIAEIWGAPKILDLTASRRLSMAAAESGVTVVATRTGAEPSASAAQSRWQVRGMASEAAEGGLPGLPAFLVTLLRHRAGIPPRDWPMEWDREHRRFRERTALPRRLDALPGDRTVAPQAPALPLRRAG; encoded by the coding sequence ATGACTGCGCGGCGCGACACCCTCGCGGCGCTGAAGGGCACCCTTGCGCGTCTCGAGCGGGGGGGCCTGCCCTCGGCGTCGCCGCATTTCTCTCTCGGTCCGGCCGGGCTCGACGCCGCGCTGGGCGGCGGGCTGGCGCGGGCGGCTCTCCACGAGGTCTTCGCCGAGAGCCCCTCCCATGGCCCGGCTGCCACCGGCTTCGCCCTCTCCCTGGGGATTCTCGCGGCGCCCTCCGCGCCCGTCGTCTGGATCCGCCAGCGCATGCTCGACCAGGAGTTCGGCCGCCCCTACGGCCACGGCATCGCCGCCCTCGGCCTCGATCCCGGCCGCCTCGTCCTCGTCCGGGCGAAGGACGCGGAGGCGGCACTGAAGGCGACCCACGACGCCGCCCGCTGCGGCGCCGTCGGCGTCGTCATCGCCGAAATCTGGGGCGCGCCGAAGATCCTCGACCTCACCGCCAGCCGACGCTTGTCCATGGCCGCCGCCGAAAGCGGCGTCACCGTCGTCGCCACCCGCACCGGCGCGGAGCCCTCAGCCTCCGCCGCCCAGTCGCGCTGGCAGGTGCGGGGCATGGCCTCGGAGGCGGCGGAGGGCGGCCTGCCGGGCCTGCCGGCCTTCCTCGTCACCCTGCTGCGCCACCGGGCCGGCATTCCTCCCCGCGACTGGCCCATGGAGTGGGATCGTGAACACCGTCGCTTCCGCGAACGGACGGCGCTACCTCGCCGTCTGGATGCCCTTCCTGGCGACCGAACGGTTGCGCCGCAAGCGCCCGCCCTCCCCCTCCGGCGGGCCGGATGA